A section of the Euwallacea fornicatus isolate EFF26 chromosome 12, ASM4011564v1, whole genome shotgun sequence genome encodes:
- the LOC136342637 gene encoding nuclear speckle splicing regulatory protein 1 → MAKQYGLILPNKKRETTVVRPSIFNEDSDSDTPTASKPTGFNRSNESKKQDIINQQRALEEDPTVFQYDEVYDQIEKKKVESKLARKDIDKKPKYINRLLAAADRRKRENERRIERDVQKEREAEGEQFNDKESFVTGAYKRKLEEMKVLEEQEKREEYLEAIGDVSKQGNLDGFYRHLYDQKVNFEDRLLKEEPVEIKEEIMSDKEGSEKGEKGKKESTDIDKGQKKSATKRRKYRSRRDSDNNEDEKSQEIEKIEIKKEHLPSNLDADSDFSVDSSDSESEKEEGNKNELEKLGKDKMIEHEGEVLKLPDKGNVLSDNAALLKKSEENPEEEVAQEELKEEKPKKPKVDIWKKRTVGKVFDEAVRRYFARKAARGW, encoded by the exons ATGGCAAAGCA ATATGGATTAATTCTCCctaacaaaaaaagagaaaccACAGTGGTCagaccttcaatatttaatgaagATTCAGACTCGGATACTCCTACAGCCTCAAAGCCAACAGGATTTAATAGAAGCAATGAATCCAAAAAACAAGACATAATTAACCAACAAAGG GCTCTTGAAGAAGACCCTACAGTCTTCCAATATGATGAAGTATATGATCagattgagaaaaaaaaggtTGAGTCGAAATTGGCTCGAAAGGACATAGACAAGAAACCAAAATACATCAATCGTTTATTGGCGGCGGCAGATAGAAGAAAGCGCGAAAACGAACGAAGGATTGAAAGAGATGTGCAAAAAGAACGCGAGGCTGAag GAGAACAATTCAATGATAAAGAATCTTTTGTTACCGGAGCATACAAAAGGAAGCTGGAAGAAATGAAAGTTTTAGAAGAACAAGAAAAACGAGAGGAGTATTTGGAAGCCATTGGGGATGTATCTAAACAGGGCAATTTGGACGGGTTTTACCGTCATTTATATGaccaaaaagttaattttgaagACAGGCTTTTGAAAGAAGAGCCAGTTGAAATAAAGGAGGAAATTATGAGTGACAAGGAGGGGAGTGAGAAaggagaaaaaggaaaaaaag aaaGTACAGATATTGACAAAGGGCAAAAGAAATCTGcaacaaaaagaagaaaatacaGAAGCAGAAGAGACTCTGACAATAATGAAGATGAGAAGAgtcaagaaattgaaaaaattgaaattaaaaaagaacatttacCATCAAATCTTGATGCCGATTCAGACTTCAGTGTTGATTCTTCAGACAGTGAGAGTGAGAAAGAGGAGGGGAATAAGAATGAACTGGAAAAACTGGGGAAAGACAAGATGATTGAACATGAAGGGGAGGTTTTGAAGCTGCCAGACAAAGGCAATGTTTTGAGTGATAACGCTGCGCTGCTAAagaaaagtgaagaaaatcCTGAAGAGGAGGTCGCACAGGAAGAACTCAAGGAGGAGAAGCCAAAAAAGCCAAAAGTAGATATTTGGAAGAAACGTACTGTAGGGAAGGTTTTTGATGAAGCTGTAAGAAGATATTTTGCAAGAAAAGCTGCGAGAGGATGGTAG